Proteins encoded in a region of the Zea mays cultivar B73 chromosome 2, Zm-B73-REFERENCE-NAM-5.0, whole genome shotgun sequence genome:
- the LOC103647973 gene encoding probable protein phosphatase 2C 74, protein MLLRTVRFLCSVVAAFARLVRELRKAGVMLSACSPSPVAILSAPTVPAASPINLIASTPLPKRKKTLARVAILENLLAAPPTTLLPPSLVVGLPAKVSDVVSEAAMVEQQQAAQSLMKKASLAARRRPARLVIPVGDDAGEVAAGWGAAAAPAKEADVEVEGEGFSLASRAGPRHAMEDAYAVVTDADSQLAFYGVFDGHGGRAAVDFVSERLSKNVVSAVLAAAGKDTRCEASSSGDDDAVSAAIRAAYLATDSELLTQHQQGASGGACAATAVVKGGDLYVAHLGDCRVVLSREGAAVALTADHTCAAEDERARIEREGGYVSRSGSGVWRVQGSLAVSRAFGDGALKQWVISEPAVTRVPLAAGCEFLVIASDGLWDKVSNQEAIDAVSGGRSRAASCRDLVDMARRRGSRDDVTVMVVDLQRFVR, encoded by the exons ATGCTGCTGCGCACCGTCCGGTTCCTCTGCTCCGTCGTCGCCGCCTTCGCGCGACTCGTCCGGGAGCTCCGCAAGGCGGGCGTCATGCTTTCCGCATGCTCTCCGTCTCCTGTAGCGATACTCTCGGCACCCACCGTGCCGGCGGCGTCTCCGATCAACCTGATAGCCTCCACGCCCCTCCCGAAGCGAAAGAAAACGCTTGCCCGGGTTGCCATCCTCGAGAACCTTCTCGCCGCGCCGCCGACGACGCTGCTGCCACCATCGTTGGTGGTTGGTCTTCCTGCAAAGGTGTCCGACGTTGTCAGTGAGGCCGCGATGGTAGAGCAACAACAAGCAGCTCAGagcttgatgaagaaggcctcgtTGGCGGCCAGGAGGAGGCCGGCGCGGCTCGTCATACCGGTGGGGGACGACGCTGGCGAGGTGGCCGCCGGCTGGGGCGCGGCTGCCGCTCCGGCGAAGGAGGCCGACGTGGAGGTGGAGGGGGAGGGGTTTTCGCTGGCGAGTAGGGCAGGACCGAGGCATGCGATGGAGGATGCATATGCTGTGGTGACTGACGCAGATTCTCAGCTG GCATTCTACGGTGTGTTCGACGGCCACGGAGGCCGCGCGGCCGTGGACTTCGTCTCCGAGCGGCTCAGCAAGAACGTCGTGTCCGCCGTGCTCGCCGCCGCAGGAAAGGATACGCGCTGCGAAGCATCGTCGTCGGGGGACGACGACGCCGTCTCAGCGGCGATCAGAGCGGCCTATCTGGCCACCGACAGCGAGCTCCTCACGCAGCATCAACAG GGTGCAAGCGGAGGTGCATGCGCAGCGACGGCGGTGGTGAAGGGCGGCGACCTCTACGTGGCGCACCTGGGCGATTGCCGCGTCGTGCTGAGCCGCGAGGGCGCGGCGGTCGCGCTGACGGCGGACCACACCTGCGCGGCGGAGGACGAGAGGGCGCGCATCGAGCGGGAGGGTGGCTACGTGAGCCGCAGCGGCAGCGGCGTGTGGCGGGTGCAGGGGAGCCTCGCCGTGTCACGCGCGTTCGGAGACGGCGCGCTGAAGCAGTGGGTCATCTCGGAGCCGGCGGTCACGAGGGTGCCCCTCGCCGCCGGCTGCGAGTTCTTGGTCATTGCGTCCGACGGGCTCTGGGACAAGGTCAGCAACCAGGAGGCCATAGACGCCGTCTCTGGCGGCCGGAGCCGCGCCGCATCCTGCAGGGACCTGGTGGACATGGCACGCCGCAGGGGAAGCCGGGACGACGTCACCGTCATGGTAGTCGACCTCCAGAGGTTCGTAAGATAG